A window of Sulfurimonas sp. C5 contains these coding sequences:
- a CDS encoding ABC transporter permease produces the protein MKIFLHKLGYIFGMLALISIISFLAIHAAPNSFLGAGELNPNMTKEAIEKLKAVYGLDKPLLTQYIDWIKNMLQLNFGISFVNGGDVANEILKRLPITLTINITSLVFVFILSLYLGIKAALNYEKKSDLLIRQVSLLSFSMPSFYLALLLIIIFSVNFKLFPIAGLHSVDISGEGLEYYLDMGWHLILPITIMIFGGLGSMIIYIRSLTLEILKSDYYYFALSRGLSQKQLLRYYILPNLLPPIVTLLGLSLPGLIGGSVILESIFGIDGMGQFFYISALSRDYPTIMGILMISAFLTLLGNVLADLILLKLNPYMHKR, from the coding sequence ATGAAAATATTTTTGCATAAACTAGGCTATATTTTTGGGATGCTAGCTCTTATCTCGATCATTTCATTCTTAGCAATACATGCAGCGCCAAATAGTTTTTTAGGAGCCGGTGAGCTTAATCCAAATATGACTAAAGAAGCGATCGAGAAACTAAAAGCTGTATATGGTTTGGACAAACCCTTACTTACACAGTATATTGACTGGATTAAAAATATGCTCCAACTCAATTTCGGAATCTCTTTTGTAAATGGCGGCGATGTAGCCAATGAAATTTTAAAAAGATTACCTATTACCCTTACAATCAATATTACCTCTTTGGTATTTGTATTTATACTCTCTTTGTATCTTGGTATAAAAGCAGCACTTAACTACGAAAAAAAATCTGATCTCTTGATCCGTCAGGTTTCATTATTATCTTTTTCTATGCCCTCTTTTTATTTGGCATTGTTACTGATTATAATATTTTCCGTAAATTTTAAACTCTTTCCAATTGCAGGCTTACATTCTGTAGATATTTCTGGTGAAGGTCTAGAGTATTATTTAGATATGGGCTGGCATCTTATTCTGCCTATTACAATTATGATTTTTGGTGGACTTGGAAGTATGATTATATATATCCGTTCTCTTACTTTGGAGATCTTAAAGAGTGATTATTACTATTTTGCGCTCTCTAGAGGTTTGAGCCAAAAACAACTTTTACGTTACTATATTTTGCCAAATCTTTTACCGCCTATCGTGACGCTGCTTGGTCTTTCATTGCCTGGATTAATTGGGGGAAGTGTAATTTTAGAATCAATCTTCGGGATTGACGGAATGGGACAGTTCTTCTATATTAGTGCACTCTCACGCGATTACCCGACTATTATGGGTATTCTTATGATAAGTGCTTTTTTAACGCTTCTTGGAAACGTTTTAGCGGATCTTATTTTATTAAAATTAAATCCTTATATGCACAAGCGTTAA
- a CDS encoding DNA polymerase III subunit delta', translated as MQADAALRGHIIISKELEGEIEQLEKSLIGHRVVKFIEENFKIEHAKEVTAEAYISESTTKYIILAAIDFTDVAQNSLLKLLEEPPLNIEFIIITPTKSVLLPTIRSRLPILKVDTAHEMQELDLNLARLDYNSVFEFLKTHARVSKNEAKQLVESLFYRATVVDKLILSEKQLANFDQAYRLLELNSRPQSVFAMLLMSFTQER; from the coding sequence ATGCAAGCTGATGCTGCTCTAAGAGGGCATATCATTATCTCTAAAGAGCTTGAAGGTGAGATTGAACAATTAGAAAAAAGTTTAATCGGCCATAGAGTTGTAAAATTCATAGAAGAAAATTTCAAAATAGAGCATGCTAAAGAGGTAACGGCCGAAGCATACATCAGTGAATCAACCACAAAATACATTATTTTAGCAGCTATTGATTTTACGGATGTAGCTCAAAACTCTTTACTAAAACTTTTAGAAGAACCACCTCTCAATATAGAATTCATAATCATTACACCTACAAAATCTGTTTTACTTCCAACTATCCGATCAAGATTGCCGATTTTAAAAGTTGATACTGCACACGAGATGCAAGAACTTGACCTGAATCTTGCGAGACTAGATTACAACAGTGTGTTTGAGTTTTTAAAAACTCATGCAAGAGTCTCTAAAAATGAAGCAAAACAACTTGTAGAGTCTCTGTTTTACAGAGCAACGGTAGTAGATAAATTAATCCTCTCCGAGAAACAACTTGCAAATTTTGATCAAGCTTATAGATTGTTAGAATTAAACTCTCGTCCTCAGAGTGTTTTTGCAATGCTGTTAATGAGCTTTACACAGGAGCGTTAA
- the tatC gene encoding twin-arginine translocase subunit TatC, protein MFEDIRPHLVELRKRLGISVGSLIVMFFVMFYFHEPILDWMVSPLNDALIEVGKKSVHAADGMVTTSQVGGAFFVALKVSFFAALLGALPIILAQIWMFIAPGLYANEKKMLIPFIFGGTIMFLVGVLFAYYVVTPFGFDFLITFGSFKFTPLINIEDYVGFFTKIMFGFGLAFELPVFAYFLALLGLVDDRQMAAFFKYAIVIIFIVAALLTPPDVLTQLLMAGPLIVLYGFSILIVKLVNPAEPEEEDEDEEEALEEASAK, encoded by the coding sequence ATGTTTGAAGATATTAGACCCCATTTAGTTGAACTGAGAAAAAGATTAGGGATATCTGTCGGTAGCCTTATAGTTATGTTTTTTGTAATGTTTTACTTCCATGAGCCAATTTTGGACTGGATGGTATCACCACTTAACGATGCACTGATCGAAGTTGGTAAAAAATCTGTACATGCTGCTGATGGTATGGTTACGACGAGTCAAGTAGGTGGTGCGTTTTTCGTAGCTCTGAAAGTGTCATTTTTTGCTGCACTTTTAGGAGCACTCCCTATTATTCTTGCACAAATCTGGATGTTTATAGCTCCAGGATTATATGCAAATGAAAAAAAGATGCTTATTCCGTTTATATTTGGTGGAACAATCATGTTCTTAGTCGGTGTCTTATTTGCTTATTATGTTGTTACCCCGTTTGGTTTTGACTTTTTAATTACCTTCGGTTCTTTTAAATTTACGCCGCTTATCAACATTGAGGATTACGTAGGCTTTTTTACAAAAATCATGTTTGGTTTTGGGCTCGCATTTGAACTGCCTGTATTTGCTTACTTTTTAGCACTTTTAGGTTTAGTTGACGACCGTCAGATGGCAGCATTTTTCAAATATGCAATCGTTATCATCTTTATTGTTGCAGCCCTTTTAACTCCGCCGGATGTTTTAACACAGCTTTTAATGGCTGGTCCGCTTATTGTCCTTTACGGTTTTTCGATCTTGATTGTCAAATTGGTAAATCCAGCTGAGCCTGAAGAAGAGGATGAGGATGAAGAAGAAGCATTAGAGGAAGCTAGTGCAAAATAA
- a CDS encoding RNA pyrophosphohydrolase, with product MSVKEKYRPNVAMIIMSHEYPKQKQIFIAQRNDLGDIWQFPQGGIDEGEEVKEALFREMEEEIGTKQAEIVAEYPEWISYDFPPKIAKSMKPYKGQTQRYFLVKLHKDADINLDTKHPEFSSYKFVGVDEVLDITAHFKKPVYESVINYFKDEGLL from the coding sequence ATGAGTGTAAAAGAGAAGTATCGTCCGAATGTAGCTATGATTATTATGTCACATGAATATCCAAAACAGAAGCAGATTTTCATAGCACAAAGAAATGATCTGGGTGATATTTGGCAATTTCCTCAAGGTGGCATTGATGAAGGTGAAGAGGTCAAAGAAGCGCTTTTCCGTGAAATGGAAGAGGAGATCGGAACTAAGCAAGCCGAGATCGTAGCGGAATATCCTGAATGGATTTCATACGACTTCCCGCCAAAAATTGCCAAGAGTATGAAACCGTATAAAGGGCAGACACAGAGATATTTTTTAGTAAAGCTTCATAAAGATGCGGATATCAATCTAGATACGAAACATCCGGAGTTTTCTTCATACAAATTTGTTGGAGTGGATGAGGTTCTAGATATTACTGCGCATTTTAAAAAGCCTGTATATGAGAGTGTAATAAATTATTTTAAAGATGAGGGACTACTTTAA
- the hemW gene encoding radical SAM family heme chaperone HemW, translated as MLLYIHIPFCDSKCSYCAFNSYVDKFHLKQEYMGALKEQLLFEIKRFQPEKQTIKTVFIGGGTPSTVAPELYAEIFSIIKPYLLNNVEITTEANPNSATLEWLEGMKNLGVNRISFGVQSFDPDKLRLLNRAHNPKQAIEAIHNAQKVGIENISLDLIYATLGDTKELLQNDLETAFSLPINHLSAYALTIEEGTAFESKPQMSKEHLEHTQWLFKQIEEHGFKQYEISNFGTYNSLHNLGYWEYDEYMGVGAGAVGKYKNTRLYPQTEIEKYIQNPLDIRSEKLSDEDVKIEKIFLGLRSIVGVDQELLNGEEIMKADLLVEEHKLELKNKKYFNKEYLLSDEIALYLTS; from the coding sequence ATGTTGTTATACATCCATATACCGTTTTGTGATTCTAAATGTTCTTATTGTGCTTTTAATTCTTATGTAGATAAATTTCATCTCAAACAAGAATATATGGGTGCGTTAAAAGAACAACTGCTCTTTGAAATAAAACGTTTTCAACCTGAAAAACAAACTATAAAAACCGTTTTTATAGGCGGTGGTACACCTTCAACTGTAGCACCGGAACTCTATGCAGAGATCTTTTCCATAATCAAACCCTATCTTCTAAACAATGTAGAGATCACAACCGAAGCAAATCCAAACAGTGCTACCTTGGAATGGTTAGAAGGGATGAAAAATCTGGGTGTAAACCGGATCAGTTTCGGTGTACAGAGTTTCGATCCCGATAAGCTAAGACTCTTAAACCGTGCACATAATCCAAAGCAGGCAATTGAAGCTATTCATAATGCACAAAAAGTGGGTATTGAAAATATATCTCTAGATCTCATCTATGCAACTCTCGGTGATACAAAAGAGCTGCTTCAAAATGATCTAGAAACTGCTTTTTCACTTCCGATCAATCATTTAAGTGCCTATGCTTTAACTATTGAAGAGGGAACTGCATTTGAGAGTAAACCGCAAATGTCAAAAGAACACTTAGAACATACCCAGTGGCTTTTCAAACAAATAGAAGAACATGGTTTTAAACAATACGAAATAAGCAATTTTGGAACTTATAACTCTCTACACAACTTAGGATACTGGGAATACGATGAGTATATGGGTGTGGGTGCAGGAGCTGTAGGAAAATACAAAAACACACGACTATATCCACAAACGGAAATAGAAAAATATATACAAAATCCTTTAGATATCAGAAGTGAAAAACTGAGTGATGAAGATGTCAAAATAGAAAAAATCTTTCTTGGTCTGCGTTCAATTGTAGGTGTAGATCAAGAACTATTAAATGGGGAAGAGATCATGAAAGCTGATCTTTTGGTAGAAGAACATAAACTTGAACTGAAAAATAAAAAATATTTCAATAAAGAGTATCTCCTAAGTGATGAGATAGCTCTTTATCTGACTTCTTAG
- a CDS encoding HobA family DNA replication regulator, producing the protein MSDFALWSLDAIREEGGALSWLEEQRFEWSKTTALALEQILNGKTIVLITDQKRKWLERYIIDSINSINLERPLIPIVTVDSVYPHFNNISGGEMIDMVDDLISLSYKNDHFFWYIGKGDDKRSDIAKRKDNSYFWIFDEDFNNAFTLKSYDPLLDIKLLQLYRLFDASLNATMFGEVDAS; encoded by the coding sequence ATGTCTGATTTTGCACTATGGAGCCTCGATGCTATCCGTGAGGAAGGCGGGGCTTTAAGTTGGCTGGAAGAACAACGTTTTGAATGGTCAAAAACAACCGCTTTGGCATTAGAACAAATCTTAAACGGAAAGACGATTGTTTTAATTACAGATCAAAAAAGAAAGTGGTTAGAACGTTATATTATTGATTCTATTAACAGTATCAATTTAGAGCGTCCTCTTATCCCAATTGTTACAGTTGACAGTGTATATCCGCATTTTAACAATATCAGTGGAGGAGAGATGATCGATATGGTAGATGATCTAATTTCTCTTTCATATAAAAACGATCATTTTTTCTGGTATATTGGTAAAGGTGATGATAAACGCAGTGATATAGCAAAAAGAAAAGACAACAGTTATTTCTGGATCTTCGATGAGGATTTCAACAATGCTTTTACCCTTAAATCTTATGATCCACTTTTAGATATCAAACTACTGCAGCTTTATAGATTATTTGATGCATCTCTCAATGCAACAATGTTTGGAGAGGTTGATGCAAGCTGA
- a CDS encoding bacteriohemerythrin yields the protein MKSSVALFEIFPWNDHFETGIEKIDLQHKKLVSILNRLAANQANLANRDSLNKIFEELIDYTDYHFKAEEGIWSQYFGDDSWFIEHEKTHDGFIDEIVKIKNDPNKNFDDTIYELILILAQWLAYHILDTDKRMAKVVLELQEGHSLEEAKEHSNHFMNGSVKALIQTVLKMYGDISTRTLDLMREKALRMQAEEELLKSEEKWRFLLSGSGENIWDYDFDKEKTCISRDNCEAEEMLHNSLQQFDFFSEIHPDDLKQVKEDFIAHLLGETEFFYNKHRVLRKDGGWTWILSRGKVLESKSGGGLKRFVGVHSDITEQELSAVIFKHSSQAMFISDSENRIISINPAFTEITQYEKDEVIGQTPDIFCYKELNTTCYKELWYYVVKDGEWTGEIVNKRKNGEVYTQELKINIVKNSEGKIDHFIGFFSDITEKKKSQDIILRQANFDALTDLENRRMFDHRLDEAILRSKRSKQAFAVLFIDLDRFKDINDAMGHTVGDTLLVEVSKRIKKEIRETDILSRFGGDEFTLLLPEIKNTNVIDRIAQNIIDSIKRPFYVEKTTFHISASIGITLYPDDGVNSSTLLRNADQAMYQAKRSGRSQYNYFTEHMQIMAQKRHKILHELHEAIEQKQFEVYYQPIVNAKNGEVYKAEALVRWNHPINGLVLPGEFISLAEETGLIVEIGDFVYKEAVMQSKIWQKKYGINFKISVNKSPAQFRSRKIIDEWMKFKKENGIDTRNVIIEITENLLMQEDELVKEQLLRLRDAGIEIAIDDFGTGYSSLSYLKKFSIDYLKIDKSFVDYVASSKQDKILCEAMIAMAHKLDIKVIAEGVEDELQKQVLSKMGCDFLQGYLYSEPLPSQEFERLFLV from the coding sequence ATGAAAAGCAGTGTTGCATTGTTTGAGATATTTCCATGGAATGACCATTTCGAAACAGGCATTGAGAAAATAGATCTGCAACACAAAAAGCTAGTAAGCATTCTCAACCGTTTAGCGGCAAATCAGGCAAATCTTGCAAACAGAGACTCTTTAAATAAAATTTTTGAAGAGCTTATTGACTACACAGATTATCATTTTAAAGCAGAAGAGGGGATCTGGAGTCAATATTTTGGAGACGATAGCTGGTTTATAGAACATGAAAAAACACACGATGGTTTTATAGACGAGATTGTAAAAATAAAAAATGATCCAAATAAAAATTTTGATGATACTATTTATGAATTAATCCTTATCCTTGCTCAGTGGCTTGCGTATCATATACTCGATACAGACAAAAGGATGGCAAAAGTTGTTTTGGAACTTCAAGAGGGACACTCGCTCGAAGAAGCAAAAGAACATTCAAACCACTTTATGAACGGTTCAGTTAAAGCCCTCATTCAAACCGTTTTAAAAATGTATGGTGATATATCAACACGCACATTGGATTTAATGCGAGAAAAAGCCTTGAGAATGCAGGCTGAAGAAGAACTTCTTAAAAGTGAAGAAAAATGGCGTTTTTTACTTAGCGGAAGCGGAGAAAATATTTGGGATTATGATTTTGACAAAGAAAAAACATGTATCTCAAGAGATAATTGTGAAGCAGAAGAGATGCTACACAACAGCTTGCAGCAATTTGATTTTTTTTCAGAAATACATCCCGATGATCTCAAACAGGTCAAAGAAGATTTTATTGCCCATCTATTAGGAGAAACAGAGTTCTTTTACAACAAGCACAGAGTCTTGAGAAAAGATGGTGGTTGGACATGGATACTAAGTAGAGGAAAGGTTTTAGAGTCTAAAAGCGGAGGAGGTTTAAAACGTTTTGTAGGTGTTCACAGCGATATCACGGAACAGGAACTCTCCGCTGTTATTTTTAAGCATAGTTCACAGGCAATGTTTATTTCAGACAGTGAAAACCGCATTATAAGTATAAATCCCGCTTTTACAGAAATAACCCAGTATGAAAAAGATGAAGTGATAGGCCAGACACCGGATATATTTTGTTATAAAGAACTCAATACCACATGCTATAAGGAACTTTGGTACTATGTAGTAAAAGATGGGGAGTGGACAGGTGAGATTGTCAATAAAAGAAAAAACGGTGAAGTATATACACAAGAATTGAAAATAAACATCGTAAAAAACTCTGAAGGAAAGATCGATCATTTTATAGGCTTCTTTTCTGATATTACCGAGAAGAAAAAGTCTCAGGATATTATTCTAAGACAGGCAAACTTTGATGCTTTGACAGATTTAGAAAACAGACGAATGTTTGATCATAGACTGGATGAAGCGATTTTACGTTCAAAAAGAAGTAAGCAAGCTTTTGCTGTTCTTTTTATCGACCTGGATCGCTTTAAAGATATTAATGATGCAATGGGACATACGGTGGGAGATACTCTTTTAGTGGAAGTTTCTAAACGTATAAAAAAAGAGATCAGAGAAACAGATATTCTTTCCCGTTTTGGAGGGGATGAATTTACTCTTTTACTACCGGAAATTAAAAATACAAATGTGATTGACAGAATAGCACAAAATATTATAGACAGTATTAAACGACCTTTTTATGTTGAAAAGACGACTTTTCATATATCTGCAAGTATAGGGATTACATTGTATCCAGATGATGGAGTAAACTCTTCAACGCTTTTAAGAAATGCAGATCAAGCAATGTATCAGGCAAAACGCAGTGGCAGAAGCCAATACAATTATTTTACGGAACATATGCAGATTATGGCACAAAAACGTCATAAAATCTTACATGAACTGCATGAAGCTATAGAGCAAAAACAGTTCGAAGTTTATTATCAACCGATAGTCAATGCAAAAAACGGAGAAGTTTATAAAGCAGAAGCTTTGGTTAGATGGAATCATCCAATTAACGGGTTGGTACTTCCAGGTGAATTTATATCATTAGCGGAAGAGACAGGACTTATTGTTGAAATTGGAGATTTTGTTTATAAAGAAGCTGTTATGCAGTCAAAAATATGGCAAAAAAAATATGGAATAAATTTTAAAATCAGTGTCAATAAATCACCTGCACAATTTCGCTCTAGAAAAATTATAGATGAATGGATGAAATTTAAAAAAGAAAATGGAATCGATACACGCAATGTGATTATTGAAATTACAGAAAATTTACTGATGCAAGAAGATGAACTGGTGAAAGAACAATTATTAAGACTCAGAGATGCAGGTATTGAAATTGCAATTGATGATTTTGGAACAGGATATTCTTCACTTTCATATCTAAAAAAATTCAGTATCGACTATTTAAAAATTGATAAATCTTTTGTAGATTATGTTGCTTCTTCAAAACAAGATAAAATTTTATGTGAAGCAATGATAGCAATGGCTCATAAGCTCGATATTAAAGTGATTGCAGAGGGTGTTGAGGACGAATTGCAAAAACAAGTACTCTCAAAAATGGGGTGTGATTTTTTACAAGGATATTTATATTCTGAACCGCTACCGTCTCAAGAGTTTGAACGACTTTTTCTTGTTTAA
- a CDS encoding aspartate kinase, translated as MLIVQKFGGTSVGDLERIQNVANRVAKTKDAGNDVVVVVSAMSGETNKLVSYAEHYSSNPAREEMDMLLSSGERVTASLLSIALQEMGYKATAMSGRKAGIVTDNVHTKARIEDINPSAMHEAVKEGKIVVVAGFQGVTEEGNVTTLGRGGSDLSAVAIAGALKADLCEIYTDVTGIFTTDPRITSKAHKLEKISYDEMLELASLGAKVLQNRSVEMAKKLNVNLVTRSSFSDEEGTLITKEENIMEKPLVSGIALDKNQARISLLGVKDRPGIASEIFNKLAKADVNVDMIVQNKAASDTTSIDFTVAKGDLHDAKAVVDEFVQNGEIADDTYNEDICKVSVVGVGMKSHAGVAAKAFTTMAENNININMISTSEIKVSMVIDEKYAELAVRSLHDAYELEK; from the coding sequence ATGTTAATTGTTCAAAAATTCGGTGGTACGAGTGTAGGTGACTTAGAACGTATCCAAAACGTTGCAAATCGTGTGGCAAAAACAAAAGATGCCGGCAACGATGTTGTAGTTGTTGTTTCTGCAATGAGCGGAGAGACAAATAAACTTGTTTCATATGCTGAGCATTATTCAAGTAATCCGGCACGTGAAGAGATGGATATGTTACTAAGTTCAGGTGAAAGAGTGACAGCATCACTTCTTTCTATCGCCCTGCAAGAGATGGGTTATAAAGCTACAGCGATGAGCGGTAGAAAAGCTGGGATAGTAACAGATAACGTACATACAAAAGCACGTATCGAAGATATTAACCCATCAGCTATGCATGAAGCTGTTAAAGAGGGGAAAATCGTAGTTGTTGCAGGTTTCCAAGGTGTGACTGAAGAGGGTAACGTAACAACTCTTGGTCGTGGAGGAAGCGATTTGAGTGCAGTTGCAATTGCAGGTGCACTTAAAGCTGACCTTTGTGAGATCTATACTGACGTTACTGGTATCTTTACAACAGACCCAAGAATTACGTCAAAAGCACATAAGCTTGAGAAGATCTCTTACGATGAGATGCTGGAACTAGCTTCTCTTGGTGCAAAAGTTCTTCAAAACCGTTCAGTAGAGATGGCAAAAAAATTAAACGTAAACTTAGTAACAAGATCAAGTTTCTCAGATGAAGAGGGAACATTAATTACAAAAGAGGAAAACATTATGGAAAAACCATTAGTAAGTGGTATTGCATTAGATAAAAATCAAGCTCGTATTTCACTTTTAGGTGTAAAAGATAGACCGGGAATCGCTAGTGAAATCTTCAACAAATTGGCAAAAGCTGATGTAAATGTAGATATGATAGTACAAAACAAAGCAGCTTCTGATACTACAAGTATTGACTTTACTGTTGCAAAAGGTGATCTGCACGATGCAAAAGCAGTTGTAGACGAGTTTGTACAAAACGGTGAAATTGCAGATGATACTTACAATGAAGATATCTGTAAAGTTTCTGTAGTTGGTGTTGGAATGAAATCTCATGCAGGTGTTGCTGCAAAAGCATTTACTACTATGGCGGAAAACAATATCAATATCAACATGATCTCAACTTCAGAAATCAAAGTATCTATGGTTATTGATGAAAAATATGCTGAGTTGGCTGTAAGAAGCTTACATGATGCATACGAATTAGAGAAGTAG
- the tatB gene encoding Sec-independent protein translocase protein TatB — MFGMGFTEIMVIAIIAVLFLGPDKLPSTMVEIAKFFRSMKNTIGTMKSTIEEEMHVADIKQEALAYKQELERASNMVSNATNVNAHMDNLMADSEPKEELKKAPSQPEEVTFKKKKKKPEEEENIDV; from the coding sequence ATGTTTGGTATGGGTTTTACTGAAATTATGGTAATCGCAATTATCGCTGTCTTGTTTTTAGGGCCGGATAAACTCCCTAGTACAATGGTTGAGATTGCGAAATTCTTCAGAAGTATGAAGAACACAATTGGAACTATGAAAAGTACAATTGAGGAAGAGATGCATGTTGCAGATATTAAACAAGAAGCACTTGCATATAAACAAGAACTTGAACGTGCATCAAATATGGTTTCTAACGCTACGAACGTCAATGCACATATGGACAATTTGATGGCGGACAGCGAACCTAAAGAAGAGTTAAAAAAAGCTCCTAGCCAACCAGAAGAAGTGACTTTCAAGAAGAAAAAAAAGAAACCTGAAGAAGAAGAAAATATAGATGTTTGA
- the queA gene encoding tRNA preQ1(34) S-adenosylmethionine ribosyltransferase-isomerase QueA: protein MQNKELLTSSYDFHLPDELIATHPASPRDHAKLLVYDRMTDTITHAHFYDLEKFIPKECALIFNDTKVIKARLYGHKQSGGKIELLINRALNASDIHVYIRGRVKVDQEIFFEEDLKAVIKELKDDGTRIVNFFQNTKLLRFEELLPIIDKIGHIPLPPYIQREDNEDDASEYQSVFAQNEGAVAAPTASLHFTPQQHERVCKNHQHAYVTLHVGSGTFKPVEADIITEHPMHSEFYEISPEAKALLDSDQEILSVGTTSTRTIEFYARHQDQTSGEANLFLHPNNKPLRVNHLLTNFHLPKSTLIMLVASFVGLEKTLELYEEAIKNKYRFYSYGDAMLIL from the coding sequence GTGCAAAATAAAGAATTACTCACTTCGAGCTATGACTTTCATCTTCCTGATGAACTCATAGCTACACATCCTGCTTCACCCCGCGATCATGCAAAACTTCTTGTTTACGACAGAATGACCGACACAATCACTCATGCACATTTTTACGATTTGGAAAAATTTATTCCCAAAGAGTGTGCTCTGATTTTCAACGATACAAAAGTTATCAAAGCAAGACTTTACGGACATAAACAAAGCGGTGGAAAAATTGAACTGCTGATTAACAGAGCGTTAAATGCAAGTGATATTCATGTCTACATCCGCGGACGTGTAAAAGTAGATCAGGAAATTTTCTTTGAAGAAGATTTAAAAGCCGTTATCAAAGAGTTAAAAGATGATGGTACCCGTATTGTCAACTTTTTTCAAAATACTAAACTGCTTCGTTTTGAAGAACTTCTTCCTATTATTGACAAAATTGGGCATATCCCTCTTCCCCCTTATATTCAAAGAGAAGACAATGAAGATGATGCATCCGAGTATCAAAGTGTTTTTGCACAAAATGAAGGTGCAGTAGCAGCACCTACAGCTTCACTTCACTTTACTCCCCAGCAGCATGAACGTGTGTGTAAAAACCATCAACATGCATATGTAACACTCCATGTAGGAAGCGGAACATTTAAACCAGTTGAAGCAGATATCATTACTGAACATCCTATGCATTCAGAGTTTTACGAGATATCTCCAGAGGCGAAAGCACTCTTGGATTCCGATCAAGAGATTCTCAGTGTAGGAACAACCTCAACAAGAACTATTGAGTTTTATGCACGACATCAAGATCAGACAAGCGGAGAAGCAAATCTCTTTTTGCATCCAAACAATAAACCACTTCGTGTCAATCATCTACTTACTAATTTTCACCTGCCTAAGTCAACACTTATTATGTTGGTAGCTTCTTTTGTAGGGCTTGAAAAGACTTTAGAGTTATATGAAGAAGCTATTAAGAATAAATACCGTTTTTACTCTTACGGTGATGCGATGCTCATTCTCTAA